In Sulfitobacter albidus, the following proteins share a genomic window:
- the efp gene encoding elongation factor P, translating to MPKINGNEIRPGNVLEHNGGLWAAVKVDHVKPGKGGAFAQVEMKNLRNGSKLNERFRSADKVERVRLEQKDQQFLYEDDGMLVVMDTETYEQVQVSADLLGERRPFLQDGMMIVVEYHESEALNAALPQKVTCVVAETEPVVKGQTAAKSFKPAVLDNGIKITVPPFVDQDEAIVVNTETMEYVERA from the coding sequence ATGCCAAAAATCAACGGAAACGAGATCCGTCCCGGAAACGTATTGGAACATAATGGCGGCCTTTGGGCAGCTGTGAAGGTGGATCACGTGAAACCGGGCAAAGGTGGGGCATTTGCGCAGGTTGAGATGAAAAATCTACGCAACGGCTCGAAGTTGAACGAACGCTTCCGCAGCGCCGACAAGGTCGAGCGGGTGCGTCTGGAGCAGAAGGACCAGCAATTCCTCTATGAGGACGACGGGATGCTGGTGGTGATGGATACCGAAACCTACGAGCAGGTGCAGGTCAGCGCCGATTTGCTGGGCGAGCGGCGTCCGTTTTTGCAGGACGGCATGATGATCGTGGTTGAATATCACGAAAGCGAGGCGCTGAATGCGGCGCTGCCGCAGAAGGTGACCTGTGTCGTGGCGGAGACGGAGCCGGTGGTGAAGGGCCAGACGGCGGCCAAAAGCTTCAAGCCCGCCGTGCTGGACAACGGGATCAAGATCACTGTACCGCCGTTCGTGGATCAGGATGAGGCGATCGTCGTCAACACCGAGACGATGGAATATGTAGAACGCGCCTGA
- a CDS encoding ABC transporter ATP-binding protein — MSAQTYTSGELGRWLWRDYLRRHSGTLSIAVFFMVLEGASLGAMAKLMEPMFDRVFVAGEQSWLLFVGFVLLGIFVLRAISSVAQKVLLTRISQKTAAAMRINMLDRMMLQDGAFHQDHPPGFLVQRVQGDVNAVNDVWRAIITGAGRDFIGLIVLLGVAISIDPIWALLACVGIPVMVLPAAFAQRFVRRRAREARDLGATLSTRLDEVFHGIVQIKLNALEAYQTRQYRDITTQFVRTEVRTAFGSSAIPAMIDIISGIGFMAVILYGGNEIISGNKTIGEFMTFFTAMGFTFNPLRRLGAISGQWQTAAAALERIKELLDAPITLRSPDAPKAPPAGVPDVTLDNVTLSFGKTQVLHGLSLHAAAGQTTALVGASGAGKSTLFNLLTRLLDPDTGSVRIGDVATTDMAIPDLRGLFSVVSQEALLFDETLRENIVLGRTDVSDAALQAVLDAAHVSDFLPNLFDGLETRVGPRGSALSGGQRQRVVIARALLRDTPILLLDEATSALDAQSEKTVQTALDRLSKGRTTLVIAHRLSTIRGADKIVVLDRGRVVDEGTHDDLLERGGIYADLYRLQFRDGKNVSDPKLPDTARRDPALPDTPGLLHRLTRGFFG, encoded by the coding sequence ATGAGCGCGCAAACCTATACCTCCGGCGAGCTCGGACGCTGGCTCTGGCGCGACTACCTGCGCCGCCATTCGGGCACGCTGTCGATTGCCGTGTTTTTCATGGTGCTCGAGGGCGCCTCGCTGGGCGCGATGGCCAAGCTGATGGAGCCGATGTTCGACCGCGTCTTTGTCGCCGGAGAGCAATCGTGGCTGCTCTTCGTGGGCTTTGTGCTGTTGGGCATCTTCGTGCTGCGTGCGATCTCTTCAGTGGCGCAAAAGGTGCTGCTGACGCGGATCTCGCAGAAAACCGCAGCGGCCATGCGGATCAACATGCTCGACCGCATGATGCTGCAGGACGGCGCGTTCCATCAGGATCACCCGCCCGGCTTTCTGGTGCAGCGCGTACAGGGCGATGTGAACGCGGTCAACGACGTCTGGCGCGCGATCATCACCGGCGCAGGGCGCGATTTCATCGGGCTGATCGTGCTGCTGGGCGTGGCGATCAGCATTGATCCGATCTGGGCGCTGCTGGCCTGCGTCGGCATCCCGGTGATGGTCCTGCCTGCCGCCTTTGCGCAACGTTTCGTGCGCCGCCGCGCGCGCGAGGCGCGCGATCTGGGTGCCACCCTGTCGACCCGCCTCGACGAGGTGTTCCACGGCATCGTGCAGATCAAGCTCAACGCGCTGGAGGCCTACCAGACCCGCCAATACCGCGACATCACCACGCAGTTCGTGCGTACCGAGGTCCGCACCGCCTTCGGCAGCTCCGCCATCCCCGCGATGATCGACATCATTTCCGGAATCGGTTTCATGGCCGTGATCCTCTACGGCGGCAATGAAATCATCAGCGGCAACAAGACCATCGGCGAATTCATGACGTTCTTTACGGCCATGGGGTTCACCTTCAATCCGCTGCGCCGTCTGGGCGCGATTTCGGGCCAGTGGCAGACCGCCGCCGCCGCCCTTGAGCGGATCAAGGAGCTGCTCGACGCGCCGATCACCCTACGCTCCCCCGACGCGCCAAAGGCGCCGCCCGCGGGCGTGCCCGACGTGACCCTCGACAACGTGACCCTGTCGTTCGGCAAAACGCAGGTGCTGCACGGTCTGTCGCTGCACGCCGCCGCCGGGCAGACCACCGCGCTCGTCGGCGCGTCGGGGGCGGGCAAATCCACGCTCTTCAACCTGCTCACACGGCTCCTGGATCCCGATACCGGCAGCGTGCGCATCGGCGACGTGGCCACCACCGACATGGCGATCCCCGATCTGCGCGGCCTGTTTTCCGTCGTGAGCCAGGAAGCGCTGCTGTTCGACGAAACCCTGCGCGAGAATATCGTGCTGGGCCGCACGGATGTGAGCGATGCGGCGCTGCAGGCGGTTCTCGACGCGGCGCATGTCTCCGACTTCCTGCCAAACCTGTTCGACGGGCTTGAAACCCGCGTGGGCCCGCGCGGCTCCGCCCTGTCGGGCGGTCAGCGCCAGCGCGTCGTCATCGCCCGCGCGCTTCTGCGCGACACGCCCATCCTGCTGCTGGACGAGGCAACCTCGGCCCTCGACGCGCAATCCGAAAAGACCGTGCAAACCGCGCTTGACCGCCTGTCCAAAGGGCGCACCACGCTGGTCATCGCGCATCGCCTCTCGACCATCCGCGGAGCGGACAAGATCGTGGTCCTCGACCGTGGCCGTGTCGTCGATGAAGGCACCCACGACGACCTGCTCGAACGCGGCGGCATCTACGCCGATCTCTACCGGCTGCAATTCCGTGACGGCAAAAACGTGTCGGACCCGAAACTGCCCGACACCGCCCGCCGCGATCCCGCCCTGCCCGACACGCCGGGCCTCCTGCACCGTCTCACGCGCGGCTTCTTCGGCTAA
- a CDS encoding TIGR04283 family arsenosugar biosynthesis glycosyltransferase produces MRAKLSVVVPTLNAEPALAGCFAALMEGLDAGLIRELIVSDGGSHDATGAVAQAWGADVIHGPAGRGGQLRRGVAEARGDWILILHADTVLSAGWAETVRHHIENDTRAGWFRLAFDQRGIAAGLVAGWANLRSGLGLPYGDQGLLISRALYDEIGGYPDQPLMEDVALARKLGAQKVGLDAVAVTSAAKYRRQGWFRRGGRNLWTLARYFAGASPDWLADAYRR; encoded by the coding sequence ATGCGCGCAAAACTCTCGGTTGTAGTGCCGACACTGAATGCAGAACCCGCGTTGGCGGGGTGTTTTGCCGCGTTGATGGAGGGGCTTGATGCCGGCCTGATCCGCGAACTGATCGTGAGCGACGGTGGGTCGCATGATGCCACGGGCGCCGTGGCCCAGGCCTGGGGCGCTGACGTGATCCACGGACCGGCAGGGCGCGGCGGGCAGCTGCGGCGCGGCGTTGCCGAGGCGCGCGGCGACTGGATCCTGATCCTGCACGCCGATACGGTGCTGAGCGCCGGTTGGGCCGAAACCGTGCGCCACCACATCGAAAACGACACCCGTGCGGGCTGGTTCCGGCTCGCGTTTGACCAGCGCGGGATTGCGGCGGGGCTGGTGGCCGGCTGGGCCAACCTGCGCAGCGGGTTAGGTCTGCCCTACGGCGATCAGGGGCTGTTGATCAGCCGCGCGCTATACGACGAGATTGGCGGCTATCCCGATCAGCCGCTGATGGAGGACGTGGCGCTGGCCCGCAAGCTGGGCGCGCAAAAGGTGGGGCTGGACGCGGTCGCCGTCACCTCGGCGGCCAAATACCGCCGGCAGGGCTGGTTCCGGCGCGGCGGGCGCAACCTGTGGACGCTGGCGCGCTATTTTGCCGGCGCCTCGCCCGACTGGCTGGCCGATGCCTACCGCCGCTAG
- a CDS encoding pyridoxal phosphate-dependent aminotransferase yields the protein MTHARLTPLAQSLPATVPFVGPETQERARGAGFAARLGANESVFGPSPEALKAMAASHHWMYGDPESHDLRAALAAHHGCAPENIMVGEGIDGLLGYLVRLTVGPGDAVVTSAGAYPTFNYHVAGFGGDLHAVPYAGDFEDPAALFAKAAEVDAKLVYLANPDNPMGSHHSGADLARAMDALPKDTLLVLDEAYVDCAPEGTALPLPVDDPRVIRMRTFSKAYGLAGARVGYALGHPDLITAFHKVRNHFGMNRAAQAGAMAALADRDHLAHVLDQIAQARSRIAQIARDNGLTPLPSATNFVTIDCGADGTFAKAVLDALIARGIFVRMPFVAPQNRCIRVGCGLPADLDALATALPQALAEAKRG from the coding sequence GCCCCGAGACGCAGGAACGCGCGCGCGGCGCCGGTTTTGCCGCGCGTCTGGGCGCGAATGAGAGCGTCTTTGGCCCCTCGCCCGAAGCGCTCAAGGCGATGGCAGCGAGCCATCACTGGATGTACGGCGATCCAGAAAGCCACGATCTGCGCGCAGCCCTCGCCGCCCATCACGGCTGCGCGCCCGAGAATATCATGGTCGGTGAAGGCATCGACGGGCTCTTGGGCTATCTGGTGCGCCTCACGGTCGGGCCGGGCGATGCGGTGGTCACTTCGGCGGGCGCCTATCCGACGTTTAACTACCATGTGGCGGGCTTTGGCGGTGATCTGCACGCGGTGCCCTATGCGGGCGATTTTGAAGATCCCGCAGCGCTATTCGCCAAGGCGGCAGAGGTCGACGCCAAGCTTGTGTATCTCGCCAATCCCGACAATCCGATGGGCAGCCACCACAGCGGCGCCGATCTGGCCCGCGCGATGGACGCGCTGCCCAAGGACACGCTGCTGGTGCTCGATGAGGCTTATGTCGATTGTGCACCCGAGGGCACGGCCCTGCCCCTGCCCGTAGACGATCCCCGCGTGATCCGGATGCGCACCTTTTCAAAGGCTTACGGGCTTGCGGGCGCGCGCGTGGGCTACGCCCTTGGGCATCCCGATCTGATCACGGCGTTTCACAAGGTCCGCAATCACTTTGGCATGAACCGCGCCGCACAGGCCGGCGCGATGGCGGCCCTGGCCGACCGCGACCACCTCGCCCATGTGCTTGACCAGATCGCGCAGGCCCGGAGCCGCATCGCGCAAATCGCGCGCGACAACGGGCTCACGCCGCTGCCCTCGGCCACCAATTTTGTCACCATCGATTGCGGTGCCGATGGCACCTTTGCCAAGGCCGTGCTGGACGCGCTGATTGCGCGCGGCATCTTTGTGCGCATGCCCTTTGTCGCCCCGCAAAATCGCTGCATCCGGGTGGGATGCGGCCTGCCTGCGGATCTCGACGCGCTGGCCACGGCCCTGCCCCAAGCTTTGGCAGAGGCAAAAAGGGGCTGA
- a CDS encoding YgfZ/GcvT domain-containing protein, with the protein MTQQKGQSHGPRTILRLSGTDTTDFLQGLVTNDVARLGDGLVYAAMLTPQGKYIADFFLQADGADVLLDVDSALAQGLMQRLNMYKLRADVAITQTDLHLHRGTDTPPQNAHRDPRHPDLGWRALRDSAQTDDNTDWDALYVNHMIPQAGVELTPDSYILEMGFERLKGVDFRKGCYVGQEVTARMKHKTELRKGLAQVALTGTAAPGSEIMAEGKPAGTLHTVAGDRALAYLRFDRATAEMTAGDATLTRTA; encoded by the coding sequence ATCACACAGCAAAAAGGACAGAGCCATGGCCCTCGCACGATCCTCCGCCTTTCGGGCACCGATACCACGGATTTCCTGCAAGGGCTTGTCACCAATGATGTTGCCCGGCTTGGGGACGGTCTCGTCTACGCCGCCATGCTGACCCCGCAGGGCAAGTATATCGCCGATTTCTTTTTGCAGGCGGACGGTGCGGACGTGTTGCTGGATGTCGACAGCGCCCTCGCGCAGGGGCTGATGCAACGGTTGAACATGTACAAACTGCGCGCGGATGTGGCCATCACCCAGACCGATCTGCACCTGCACCGCGGCACCGACACCCCGCCCCAGAATGCCCATCGCGACCCGCGCCACCCCGATCTGGGCTGGCGCGCGCTGCGCGACAGCGCGCAAACGGACGACAACACCGATTGGGATGCGCTCTACGTCAACCACATGATTCCGCAAGCGGGGGTTGAGCTGACGCCCGACAGCTACATCCTCGAAATGGGGTTCGAGCGGCTGAAGGGTGTGGATTTCCGCAAGGGTTGCTACGTCGGTCAGGAAGTCACCGCGCGCATGAAGCACAAGACAGAGCTGCGCAAGGGTCTGGCCCAGGTGGCGCTGACGGGCACCGCCGCGCCCGGCAGCGAGATCATGGCGGAGGGCAAACCCGCAGGCACCCTGCACACCGTCGCGGGCGACCGCGCGCTGGCCTACCTGCGCTTTGATCGCGCCACGGCTGAGATGACCGCGGGCGACGCGACGCTCACCCGCACCGCCTGA